Proteins from one Mycobacterium sp. EPa45 genomic window:
- a CDS encoding pyridoxamine 5'-phosphate oxidase family protein — MPRKLSDEEVKTYLDSRPGWAVLSTIDKDGFPHSVPLGYFRLDRDIVMGVRDGTRKTANVERNPNVSILLEDGSTMADIRGVMLQGHARVVREPIEALQLAREGARARGVPESDWPMAPRPGAAYIRMTPVRTLSWDYGDSTADQA, encoded by the coding sequence ATGCCAAGAAAGCTCAGTGACGAAGAAGTCAAGACCTATCTGGATAGCCGTCCGGGCTGGGCGGTACTGAGCACCATCGATAAGGACGGATTCCCGCATTCCGTGCCACTCGGATACTTCCGGTTGGACCGCGACATCGTCATGGGTGTGCGGGATGGGACACGCAAAACCGCCAACGTCGAACGCAACCCGAACGTGAGCATTCTGCTCGAAGACGGCTCCACCATGGCCGACATCCGCGGCGTGATGTTGCAAGGTCACGCGCGCGTTGTTCGTGAGCCGATTGAAGCACTTCAGCTCGCGAGGGAAGGTGCTCGGGCGCGGGGCGTGCCAGAGTCCGACTGGCCCATGGCACCCAGACCGGGCGCCGCCTACATCCGCATGACCCCCGTCAGA